Within the Prochlorococcus sp. MIT 1300 genome, the region TGAGAGTTGAACAATGAACATGATTAATATCTATCTATTGGTTGATGGCATCTTGATGCTTTTGGGTTTGCCACTGCTACTGATATGGAAAGGCAAAAAGGAAAACAAGTAATGACTGAACACAAAAGGAACTTTGATGACGACTCATATGACGAAGTAGAAGAAAGCTTCAGAGATCATGCTCCAGGCCAAGAAGATCTTGCTTACTTCCCTCTTGAGGAGTCAAAACCTCCCCATTATTGAACTGCTGCTGGGGAGGACTAGAAAAGGATTCAGAAACTACCAATGAAAAAAACCGAACTCAAAATCAAAGTCACGGAGCTTCCTGAAAATCGCATATCAGTGGAAATCGAAGTCCCAGCAGCACGTTGTAAGTCCAGTTATGACGAAGCTTTATCGCGTTTAGGTCGTTCCATCCAACTTCCAGGGTTCCGTCCGGGCAAGGTCCCTAAGCCAGTCATTCTTCAGCAAATCGGTGTGGCACGAATTAAAGCTGCAGCCCTAGAGAAACTGATTGATCGAGCCTGGAAGGAAGCCTTGGTTCAAGAGTCACTCGAACCCAGCTCTGAAGCCGAGATGAAAGAAGAACTTCAAACTCTGGTAGATCGCTTCAGACCTGATCAGAATGTTACTTTCAGCCTTCAAGCCGAGGTGGTTTCCAAGGAAAAGCAGAGAGGAATCCAACTAGGAATTACTACTTAATAAGAAGAATGGAGATTACTATCACGTGATCGAAGTAAAGCTATTGATTAGTAAAACCCTCTCTTAAAAAGTCTTAATTTCCATCAAATCTAGTCCTTTGGTTTTGGTGGTCCAGATACAAATAAAGACCTACTTTTTTACACCTGGGATTTATTTAGCATTTAACTTTCTACTTTTCCCTCTTTCTAGCGCTTAGCAGTGAAGCTAAATTAGGATATTTTTCCAGCTCTAAACTGCAAAATTTCCTTAATTCTAATTCTTGATGTAGAGTAACTGGGATGTCATTACCTTTAATATATGAAGTTTGAGACTTTTTGGGTAATGTTATTTCATTAAAGCATTCAAGTGATAATGATGAATAAAGTTGTTTCATAGTAAGTGAATGTCTTTCTAATAAGTCTTCGTAGAAAATAATCCAAATATTGGGGTTATTCTCTGCCATTATTAAAGCAGATGATACATGATAAGCCCAGCGCTCAAAATAATTAGCGTGAGTTTTAAGTTGATATCTTTGAGATCTGCCCTCGGGAATATGTTTCGCTAGTTCTAATGGAGAAGCAGTGGATGGCGCCTCAAACCAGTCTAATGAACAAACAAACCGCCAATAGGATAAGATTACCTCGTAAGGGTCCCTATAGATATAAGCAATTTTCATTCCTTGATCTACTGCTTCTTTAACAAATTCTATTGGGAAGTGTGATTTTATTATGCTATTCATATAAAACGGCTTACCACCTTCCTTAAAGGATTTAATTTTTACTAAGAAATCTGCAATTTGACTGGAATCAAAGAAATTAATAGCATTACCTAAATTGTGGTAGTCGAAATCAAGGAAAGGGTTACAAGTATATTCAGAAGAATTATTAATTGAATTCATCAAGAAGTGAGTACCACTTCTTTCATGAGAACAAACCATTAGGGGTGCATTTACTTTTTCCGATGCCGAAAGAGTGCAATCATTAAATTTGATTTTAATTATTGTCACAACATTCGCATTAGTTGTGGATCATGCCTTCTGTTCAAAATCATATTACATGTTCTTTAATATTTACGAGCATAAGCTATAGGCTCCGACTTGCTGAACAAATTAAAGATAAGCGAAACCACCAAAATCAAAACAAATTTCTAACTAATTTTAAAAATAAGGCCAATACAGTTTTGACAGTCGTGTTTCAGGAGATGGTATTTGAGGTTTTGAAAAGTTGTTATTAGCAATCTCTATATGAATACCCGCCTCCTTTACTGAAGAATTTTCAGCGAGTATGAAGACAAGCTTCGGGTCTCCGAAAAGGCTCTAAAGAC harbors:
- a CDS encoding sulfotransferase domain-containing protein, translated to MTIIKIKFNDCTLSASEKVNAPLMVCSHERSGTHFLMNSINNSSEYTCNPFLDFDYHNLGNAINFFDSSQIADFLVKIKSFKEGGKPFYMNSIIKSHFPIEFVKEAVDQGMKIAYIYRDPYEVILSYWRFVCSLDWFEAPSTASPLELAKHIPEGRSQRYQLKTHANYFERWAYHVSSALIMAENNPNIWIIFYEDLLERHSLTMKQLYSSLSLECFNEITLPKKSQTSYIKGNDIPVTLHQELELRKFCSLELEKYPNLASLLSARKREK
- a CDS encoding trigger factor family protein, yielding MKKTELKIKVTELPENRISVEIEVPAARCKSSYDEALSRLGRSIQLPGFRPGKVPKPVILQQIGVARIKAAALEKLIDRAWKEALVQESLEPSSEAEMKEELQTLVDRFRPDQNVTFSLQAEVVSKEKQRGIQLGITT